Sequence from the Acidobacteriota bacterium genome:
TGTCGGCACGGACGATTCCGTCGCGGAAACAGCCCATGAGGTCGGTGCCGCCGCCGTGAATCACCGCCGGGCGGTCGTTGAGAACGTTGAGAGCTTCGTTGATGGTGGTGGGGCGGACGTAGTTGAACTTGGGAAGCATCTCAAGCCTCCTTCCGCTGCTCGGCCAGCAGACGTGCCAGCTGGGTGGGGTTGAGCGGAGTGTCTGTCACGCGGATGCCGATGGCGTGAGCGACCGCGTTGGCAATGGCCGCCGCGGTTGGGATGGTTGCCGGCTCGCCGAGTCCCTTGGTGCCGGTGGTGTTGAAATCGTTGTCAGGGATGTCGATTGGCACACAGGCGTGATCCACCGCGACGTCCATCATTGTCGGAATCTTGTAGTCGTGGAAGTTGGCGTTGGCCATCTTGCCCGTCTGGGGGTCGAGCACCCGGTCCTCGGTCATCCCGAAGCCGACGCCCATCACGATGCCGCCGAAGACCTGGTTGTCGTAGGCCAGGCGGTTGAGCACCCGGCCCGAGTCGTGAGCGCCGAGGAAGCGGAGCAACCGCACCTCGCCGGTGAGGGTGTTAACCTCCACCTCGCAGAACTGGGCGGCGAATGGGAAGGTAGCCTTGCCTTCGGGGTTGGGCTCGCGGTAGCCGGTGCCGATTGCGACGCCCTGCCGATCCAGCTTCTCGAGCGCGGTCACCTCGACCGTTTTCTCCGGGTCCGTCCGGCTTGTAATCTTGAATTCGTCGAGCTCCAGATCGATCTCGTCCACCTCGAGTTGTTCGGCCGCCATTCGCAGCAGCTCCTGTTTGACAGCGTAGGCTGCGGCGCGCACCGCGGGAGAGTCGGACGGCACCGTCTTGCTGCCGCCGGAAGAAGTCGCGTACTGGGTGGTGGCAGTGTCCGCGTGCTCGATCTGGATCTTCTCGACCGCCACTCCGAGTTCCTCGGCCACGATCATCGCCGCCCAGGTTTTGGTGCCGGTGCCGATGTCCGATGCGCCCATGTTGAGGTTGACGCTGCCGTCGGAGTAGAGCTTGACGATCACCGTCGACGGCGGCCCGCCGCCATAACCCCAGAAACAGGCTGCGACGCCTACGCCGGTTCGCAAATGGTCGCCCCGCTGGGGTCTCTTTCTCGATCCCTTCCAGTCGAACTCTTCCGCTCCCTTGCGCAGGCACTCTGCGAGCTGGTTCGAGGTGTAGGGGATACCTTCCTCAGACTGGAACACCTCGGGGAGGTTCTTGAGCCGAAGTTCGACGGGGTCGATGTCGAGCTTCTGCGCGAGTTCGTCCATCACCTGTTCGAGCGCCCACGCGCCCTGCGGGAAGCCGGGCGCGCGCATCGGCCGAGCCCTGCCGGAGTTGATGAGGACCGTTGTGTCCTCGGTGCGGAGGTTGGGGCATTTGTAGAGGTAGGCTGCCAGCGTTCCGGTGCCCGCACCAGAAGGATAGGCCCCGCCCGAACCGAGGCTCCTGTAATCGATCGCGGTCAGCGTGCCGTCCTTATTCGCCCCGATCTTGACCGTGATGGTATTGCCCGGGCGATTGCCTGTCACCAGGAAGCAATCCTCGCGCGGCAGGAAGATCTTCAC
This genomic interval carries:
- a CDS encoding xanthine dehydrogenase family protein molybdopterin-binding subunit, with the protein product MDKDTAYHINGPVPETPGSGEWPDPWKETRVVGTRVAKVDAYERVSGTAVYPHDVSLPEMLHGAILRCPHAHAKVLKIDTSKAEKMPGVQAVLTGDSPGADMPWYQRRGEFYGRLLDPHCRHEGEEVAVIAAETPLQAFDAIRAIEVKYEVLPFVVDHKAALDTSAPEILEGGNRVGEPQVRERGDLEAGFAEADVVVEHVFETPYEIQAPMEPHGSVARWDGNRLTIWDTTQGVYNVQQTMAQAMGLPLANVRVIGHYMGGGFGSKLEVGKYTVYAALLAKMTGRPVKIFLPREDCFLVTGNRPGNTITVKIGANKDGTLTAIDYRSLGSGGAYPSGAGTGTLAAYLYKCPNLRTEDTTVLINSGRARPMRAPGFPQGAWALEQVMDELAQKLDIDPVELRLKNLPEVFQSEEGIPYTSNQLAECLRKGAEEFDWKGSRKRPQRGDHLRTGVGVAACFWGYGGGPPSTVIVKLYSDGSVNLNMGASDIGTGTKTWAAMIVAEELGVAVEKIQIEHADTATTQYATSSGGSKTVPSDSPAVRAAAYAVKQELLRMAAEQLEVDEIDLELDEFKITSRTDPEKTVEVTALEKLDRQGVAIGTGYREPNPEGKATFPFAAQFCEVEVNTLTGEVRLLRFLGAHDSGRVLNRLAYDNQVFGGIVMGVGFGMTEDRVLDPQTGKMANANFHDYKIPTMMDVAVDHACVPIDIPDNDFNTTGTKGLGEPATIPTAAAIANAVAHAIGIRVTDTPLNPTQLARLLAEQRKEA